In Candidatus Bathyarchaeia archaeon, the sequence GCTGTTAATGTCTTTCAAACTCTCTATTTTATTATTTAATTTTAGACTTACCTCCCTAAACTTGCGGAGAGAGGGAGCCATCTTATACCTTTCATCAATAGACTTGCCTATCCAATGTGCTAGAGCGATGAATAGTAGCAAAAGAGCCGGTATTATGTCGAGAAGTCATCTGCCATATTGCCAAGAGAGAGCGTACAGAATTATGGATGAAAATATGAAAAGCCAAATAGTGCTAATTATAAGCGCACCTTTCTCCCCCATCCTTGGTTCCATCCCTACATTTAGCGCAAAGGAAAATTCTATCAATTATCACAGTTTTCCCCTCCATCCTTATACTCATTACTAGGAACAAACAGTCACCACAGAAGCTTCCATAACATTTGCTACAGAGCCCTATGGTCAGCGATTCCGGGTGGTTCAGGCATCGTTGGATTGGTCCCCAAATTTTGGCGGAACCAAGATTGTTGATCCACAATAGTGGCATTTAACTTGAACTGCTCCAGGCGGAATAAACTCTCTATATAGGGTGCGCTGCAGAATGGGCAGAGAAGATGCTCAGAGCTTTCTAACATGGAAGTCTCTCCTATTGATATAATAAAATTTAGACTTAATATTTTCATTCTCTTAGCGATTTGCCTAGAGACAATTTTTCTTCTAATATTGTCCCAATGAACCGTCTCTTCTAGCGGCATCGTAACCAATCTTAAATATGTAGAGGGCTATTGGTGTTGCAATAATTATGAAAATTATTAGGCTTATAATGTTAGAGATTATTGCTGGATGTGTTAAATCCTTACCTGACTGAAGGCATAGTCTTATGCCGTCCAGAGAGTATGTTAATGGAAAAGCTCTTCCAACCCACTCAAGATACCACGGTAGCAATTTAAGTGGATAAAAAACTCCTGAAACAAGTTGGCTAAGCCATGAAAATGCCCACGTTACTGGACTACCCTGCTTAACCTTCATTATTACACCAGCGCTTAATATACCAATATCCATGTGGCTTGCAATTAGAAGAATGGTCAATATTATAGCTGTGAGAATTGATGAGGGTGTCGTATAGAATTCTGCGCCTAAAGCTATCCCTACAAGCAGCGACATTAGGAGCAGGGCTGATGAGACAATAAATGAGAAGCAGACTTCGCCTAAAAGAAATATTTTAAAATCTGTTGCTGTTGAAAGAATGGTTTCCATAGTTCCATTCCACTGTTCCTCACGTATACTCTCATTTATGCTTTGGACAGCGAAGTGGATGTATTGCTGGAATGCTATGCCTATCAAAGCAAATGTGAAGTAACCGCCAACCATATAACCAGCTTCCTGAATTTGCTGAGATGTCGTGATTAATGAGAAAAGATAATATGTTATAACAAATAGTATTATTCCGGAAATATCTAGCATGAGCCAAAATTTATATGTCCACCAAATCTTAAAGTCCCTAATAACGAATGACAGAACAATTTGATAGATGGGTGTTTTCCTACGCGGCACATCCTCAGACATTATTCTAGTAATATTCTCAACATCCATGTAAAACCCGTCCCATCTCTAATATGTTGCAACAGTTCCCTCATATCTTATGCGGTTGATACCCCACCTAAAAACCCTTAATCCTATGGGTATAAAAATTACCGTGTAAGCGATTAACACAGCAACATCCATCAGAACTAATGGTGAGAGTATCGTTGCGCCATTAAGTAGGATTCTGCGCGCAGCATCTAAAGCATACGTGTATGGCATGAACCAAGCAAGAAAATATAATGCTGGAAAACTCTCAAGATATTTTAGTGGAAAAAGAACTCCCCCCAGAAATTCTGTTACACTAGCGAATAGAAAAGTAAGCGGATCACCCTTTTTATATACGAGGATTAGTCCAGCAGCCATTATGCCTATTCCAGCATAGCTTAAAACCATCAGCAGTACCACTATTATAAACGATAGGGTTGTCTCTAGGTTAATTATTAGCGGGACCTTCAAAACCCAAACTCCTACAAGAAGCACACCTAACATAAAGTAGCCGCTGACGAGAAAACCTCTAATCGATTGTCCAATAATATATGACCTCATGTTTACTGGTGATGTGATTATTGGCTCCAAAGTTCCTTCACGAATCTCATGCTGTAAGGAATGACTTAATCTGCTGATGCACATCCAGAGATAATTTGCTGTGGCAACTCCAACTAGGGCGAATGATAACCAGTCAACTTCACCGTAACCAGCCAAAGCGACTCTTCTCGCATCAACCTGCAAACCCATAAATGAGTACATGGCAACCGAGGCAATTGTGCTTATAGTCTCCATTATAACCCAAGTCCTATAAGACAGGAATATCTTGAAGTTAGCCCAGAAAATGGCCCAAACATGTTTTATCTCAGATAATACTCTAGTCTCGTCGCCCCTGAAAAGGTCGATTACATCCTCAATCTTCACGTAGATTCCCCCTAGTTAACTTTACAAATATATCCTCAAGAGTCGGCTCAGATCTTCTTATAGCTGAAATCTTAACGCCTAAGGATTGAAGCTTGCTAGTTATGATTGGTATAGATTCATACTCATCATCAACTTGAAGGCGTAGAGTTATGTTAAGCGAATCGTTTCTTGTCTCAATGACCCTTCTAACAATTGATAAATTCAGCAGCTCGCGAGTTATCTCTGATAGATCACTACTTCCTCTGATCTCAACTTCAACAGCATGTATATTCCTAAGCATGTCCCTCAAAACTGATGGAGATGCGTCCACTATTATGCGCCCATCTTTCATTATTGCTATTCTTTCGCATAACTGCTCAACCTCAAACATATTGTGGCTTGTGAAGATTATGGTTTTCCCAAGCTCAGTATTGAGAGCCTTCAGAAGCTTTCTAGTTTCAACCGCGCCTATAGTATCAAGCCCTATTGTCGGCTCATCCATGAATAGAATTGGTGGGTTATGTAGTAAAGCCCTAGCGAGCATAACTCTAACCTTCATGCCAGTTGAGTAATCTTTAACAAGCTTCTTCTTATCTTTAGTTAATTCAAAGAATTCGAGTAGGGCTTGAATTCTCTTTTCAGCAACATCCTTAGGAACATTTTGTAGATAAGCATAGAATCTTAAGTTATCTTCGGCGTTAAGTCTCCAGTAAAGTGACCTTCCACCAGTTTCACCATGAAACCACCCTATACAACTTCTAACTTTCATTGGCTCATTGATTATGTCGAAACCATTCACTTTAGCTGTTCCCTCAGTTGGAAGTATAATAGTACAGAGCATTTTTATGAGCGTAGTTTTCCCAGCACCATTTGGTCCAAGTAACCCAAAGAATTCACCATGCTTAACCCTAATATTTACATGGTCAACTGCCTTAACAATCCGCTTAACATTGTCTTCCTTGCTCTCAAACACCTTAGTTAAATCAAAGGTTTCAACCGCATATCCCATACCTATATTACCGTTCCAGTTATCTCTCAAATGAAATTACTAATAAGTGCGGCTAAGATTAATAATCGTTTCGCGCCAAAAATTATTTATTACTCCTTAAGTAATCTAAGTAGCTCTCTCAGACCACTTATGATTGATGCCGCCATATTTTCAGCGTTTTTAGAATTAGAACCCCGTTCATCACCTCTTTTTCCACTTTTCAAGAGAATAAATTTAACCCCCGCTTCTTTAGCGCAAAGGGCATCTATCCAGTGGTCGCCGACAAAAATAGATTCATTAGGGGATACACCTAAAATCTCAAGAGCTTTTAGTAAATGTTCAGGGCTAGGTTTTGGATTATCAACATCATCTCGGGTAACAAGCGCATCAATATAATCCTCCATCGAGAAAATCCTAATTATTTCTGAAGCATAGCTTCTACATCCATTAGTTATGATTCCAATTTTAAATCCACGTCTCTTTAGCGCCAACAAAGTTTCCAGCGCACCATCCATTAACCTAGCGTTACCTAAAGATTCCATCTCAACTCCATCAAGTATCAAGCTAGCTCTCTCAAGGATACTCTTTATCTCGTTTTCCCTAAAATTCTTCCTACGTAAACTTTCAGCGGAGACTCTAAAAATCTCAAGGTTAGGCATGCTCTCATTCAGAAGATTCGATTCAACACCAACCTTAACCAGAAATTTAATTAATGAAGCTTTCATCCTTTTAGAGTCTATTCCAGAATGAATTAATGTGTCATCCAAGTCGAATATTACAGTTCTTATATTAGACATCAATGAACCAATAATGTTAAAGCTTAATATAAAAGGTTGACGCGTATTAAGGTAAACTTAAACTCAATAATCTACTAATATAAGTTTAACAAAGTTACCTTTAGTGGAATCGGGATGAAGACGGGTTTATTTGTGAAGCTAGCAACATTTATTGTTCTTGGAGCGGTGATTTTCGTCTCATATCTATACTTCTTTGTTGGCTTCAACGAGATTATAGAAGTCTTTATGAGTGTTAATCCCTACGAGTATTCACTCTATTATTCTATGTCGATTATTGTTTTACTGATGAGTATGCTGTTTTATTCAATGAGTTGGAATGAGCTTATGAAAGCCCTATCAATAAATGCAGGTTTAAAGAGGGCTTTCATCTGTTGTTGGTTAGGGAACTTCGTGGATTTAGTAGTTCCATTTGAAACGGTTTCAGGTGAGATAACAAGAACTTACTTGATCCATAAGGAAACTGGTGGCTCTTCAGGGAAAATAGTCGCATCGGTAGTTGTTCACCGTATAATAACAACGGTTATAACTTTAGGCGGAGCAATATTTGCCTCCATCTTCTTCATCGTGAAATATGAAGTAAGCGCTGAGATCCTTTACCTTCTCTTAGCAATTCTTTTAGGTTCCCTCTTTCTAATAGGGTCTTTACTATATCTAGCTTTAATGGAGGAAACCACTAGAAAGATTATTGATTTACCAACAAGGTTTATTGCCTTTATAACCAGGGGACGTTTTAACTTATTGGACCTCAGAAAGAGGGCTTATAGAAATTTAATGCAGTTCCATGAGGGGTTCAAGTCTTTTGGTAAAAATTGGCGTGTACTGATGAAGTCCATTATTTTCAGTTTTATCGCATGGATCTTACATTTAAGCATATATTTCTTAGTATTTTATGCGCTAGGTTTCAGCTCGATATCGGCAAAAATTTATGAGACAATTATAGTTTACTCGATAAGCGTATCTGTCCAAAATATTCCAATAGCTTTTCCGCTGGGACTTGTTGAGATAGTTATGACGAGTCTTTACATGCTATTTAAGATTCCAGCGGCTATTGGTGGAACAGCAACTTTACTTATAAGGGTTATAACATTTTGGCTTCAAATCTCAGTTGGTTATGTAATAGCTCAATGGATGGGTGTAAAAAACCTATTTGAGAGAAAATTCAAAGAAACATCAACTTGATAAAAAGCTTTTTCTATTATGGCGTTAATCTTCTATTGTGGAGGAAATGAGCCGTCAGTCACTGGTTAAACTAGCAATACAGTATTTCATTAGGAGAGGCTATACCATAGAGAGGAACTCGCCATCAGAAGATAACGATACGCAATCCTCTAAAAGATTTGACTTAATAGTACGGAGAGGAAGCGAGGCATGCCCTATTTGGATTAAAGATTGGAAGCGAACTGTAGGCGTAAATATAGTTATAAATGTAGATAAAATTGCTAGAAGCGGCGGTTTCTCTAACCCAATCCTGATCGCCGAAAAATTTAGTGAACATGCAAGAGCCTATGCAAACCGTAGAGGAATAAAATTGATTACGAAAACAGATATTTTGAGAGGAATAAAATCCCTTTAAAACACTTTTAAATACTCATCGAGTTCACCCTCAGATTCAAGTTTTCCAAGCCAATCCACTATACCCACTCTTCGCTCTCTCACGCCGTTAAGAACATCTAAGATCTCTTGGACAACATCATCTAGACTTCTTGAGGTCACATCAATCTCGCAGACCTTCTCAACTCCGCATCTATTTATTGCATCATAGAGACAGACGTCTAGGATCTCGGCGGCAATATTCTCTATAATCTTTTTCTCTTTATAGGAGCGTTCAGCAAGGACCTTTTTAAGCTCCCTAGGATCTCTCCTCAAAACAAAGACTATATCGATATCCTCTCGTGGAATAACATCAACCGCAAAATGCCCCTCAACAATTATGTTCCCAGCAGTGTTTAAAATTATCTCCTTAACTCTCTTCAAAATTTTATTTGTATCTGCGATTAGAGTATCTCTTTTTTTATCTATACCACTATAGAGTTTCTCTCTTTTAACAAGATCGCTTATAGATAGGATATGCGCATTTATTCTAAAGGCAAGCATCTCTGAAACCGAAGATTTCCCAACGCCCGGCGTTCCAGTAATAATTATTACGCGTCTAATCCCAATCCTTACCTTCACCTTCTTTAGAAACTAAATATACTGACGAACAACTTAAATATTCTCATCAATTGCCGCATATTTTTGAGGCGCTTGTTTCCACTTATTAAGGGTTTTTATCTTAAATTAAATGGTATTCAAAAATATCTGTTTAATGCCTAAGGTTCCAGCAGGCGGTTACTTTATATAAACAGGGGAGTATCAGAGCAATGCGCACTTTACAAAGCCTCTTACTGTAAGATAAGAGAGAATTATTCCTAGGAAGAAAATCTCCTCAATAATCTGGTGTTTACTTGTCTTAGGATACCCTTCTCTATTTTCCTTTTTTCTCCGGTGGAGGGAAGTAGGAGGAGTAGGGTTAAAGTTTTATTTTGGTCTCTTCCTTTATGCTCCTTAGGACAAGCGCTGTCTCAGTGCTTATGACACCATCAATCATACCTATTTCATCAATTATTTTAGCTAGCCTATTTTGATCCTCCGTCTTAACCTTCACTATAGCATAATATGGACCTGTAACATCATAAACCTCGTAGACATCATCCATCTTGCTTATGGCTTCAAGAACTTTCTGCAGCTTTTTTGGATCAGCAATTATCAAGATAAACGCTGTTATATTTTTGCCAAGCATTTCAGGTGAAACTATTGCTGTAAACCTCTTTATAACATTCTTCTTTAATAGTTTCTTTACTCTAACAAAAATTGTCGCTTCACTCACATTCAGTCTCTCAGCTATCTTCCTAAAGGATATCCGCGCATCCTCCTGCAACATTCTAAGAATTTCTCTATCAACTTCATCTATTTCCAATCTCATCCATGTTCCCTTCAAGAATAAAAAATCTTAATTCAGATATATAAATTGATTGAGGAAAAAATATTTTATAAAAAAATTATTAAAGAATCTTTGAGTATTCCGAAACATTTATAAAGAAAAATTCATTCTCCTATTAAAGCGTGAATTAAAGGGGGCGATAGCCTTCAAATCAAGATGCCCTGAATGCGATGCTGAAATAGACATTCCAGATGATGCGATTTCAGGCGAAATTGTTAGCTGCCCAGATTGTGGATTAGACTTGGAAGTTAAATTTAATGAGTCCGGATCAATTAATCTTAAGCCCGCCGAGATAGAGGGTGAAGACTGGGGCGAATAAAAGCGGATGAATCAAATAGGTCTAGTCTATGACAGAATTAGATGGGAGGAAAAGGTCTTAACAGAGTCCTCAAAGAAACTTGGGTTAGATGTAAAGCTAATTGATTCAAAGGAAATTTTCTTAAATGCTGCTGAAAACTTCGAGAACATCAGAAGAGAGTTCGGCGATATTGTTATACAGCGCTGCATAAGCTACTTTAGGGGGCTTCATATAACAGCTATCATCGAGAATTCAGGACTCCAAGTAATTAACCCATTTAGCGTCTCATTAATTTGCGGGAATAAGCTATTCACAACATTAGCCTTAATAAAGGCTGGTATTCCGGTTCCTAAAACTTTAGTGGCTTTTACGAATGAGGGTGCTATTAAGGCTTTAGATTCGTTAGGTTATCCCGCCGTCCTAAAACCTGTTGTTGGTAGCTGGGGTCGTCTTATAGCTCTGGTGAAAGATAGGGAGGCAGCGCAAGCGTTGATAGAGGCACGTGAGGAGATGCAGAACTCACTTATGCAAATATATTACTTCCAAGAGTACATTAAAAGACCGCCGAGAGATATAAGGATACTGACAGTTGGAGACGAGGTTGTTGCAGCAGCATATCGTTACTCAGCTGAGGGAGATTGGAGGACTAATGTTGCTAGGGGTGGTAGAACGGAGCCATGTCCACTCACTGACGAAATTGTTGACCTCGCTCTTAAGGCTTCTAATGCCGTTGGCGGCGGCGTTTTAGCAATTGACTGTATGGAGTCACCTCAGGGAATAGTTGTACATGAAGTTAATAATACCCCCGAATTTAAGGGGCTTTATTCAGCAACTAAAGTTGATATCCCTAAGAAAATCATTGAGTACGCTATTAAGGTGATGAAGAGATGAGAGTTGGTATTTTCGGCGCCTCTGGATACGTTGGCGGCGAGCTTTTACGACTGCTATTAGCACATCCAAAGGTTGAGGTTACTGCCGCAACGTCAAATACCTATGCGGATGAATATGTTTATAGGGTTCATCCAAATCTTAAGGGGCAGACAACCCTTAAATTCATAAAATCCGACCCATTTAAAGTAGCCAATCTATGTGATATATTATTTATATCGACACCTCACGGTGTATCATCAACATTCATGCCCCATCTTATAGAGGTTGGTTTAAAAGTTATTGATACAAGCGCAGATTTCAGGTTAAAGAGCCCAGATGATTATGTCAAGTGGTATGGCTGGAGCCATAAAAGCCCAGATCTTCTCAAGAAAGCTGTTTATGGCTTACCTGAACTCCACCGTGAAGAAATAAAAAGAGCACAGCTCGTAGCTGTTCCAGGCTGTATGGCTACTGCTGGCATACTTGCATTAGCACCAATCGTTAAATCTGGTAAAATCGAGGGAAACAGAATTGTGATCGATTTTAAAGTTGGTTCATCCGGCGCCGGGGCTAAGCCATCCTTATCCTCGCATCATTCAGAACATTATAGTATTGTTAGGCCCTATAAGCCTGTTGGACATAGACATACCGCTGAAATTGAGCAAGAGCTTAAATCGCTATCTAATGAAGATATTAGGGTTTCAATGTCGGCTCACGCAGTTAATATGGTGAGAGGTATACTTTCAACATGCCATACTTTCTTAAGGAGCCCAATAATAGCTGTTGAAATTTGGCGCTTATATAGAGAGTTCTATGCTAGTGAGCCATTCATAAGATTCATACGTGATGTTAAAGGGATCTATAGATATCCAGATCCAAAAATTGTTGTCGGCTCAAATTATTGTGATATAGGTTTCGAGATAGATGAGCACACAAATAGGCTTGTTATCTTATCAGCTATAGATAATTTGATGAAGGGCGCTGCTGGAACGGCTGTTCAAGACATGAATATTATGTGCGGTTGGGATGAAAGAGAGGGCTTACGTTATTCAGCCTTGCATCCAGTTTGAAGCGCATTTAGGAGTGAGAGTGATTGAATATGATAGTCTTGAAGATTGGCGGAGACATATTTAAGAGGGGACTTAATGAGAACCTGTCTAATGACATAAGAAAAGTCTTAGAAGATGAGAAGCTGGTTATAGTTCATGGGGGCGGAGATGAGGTTACTGAAATAGCTGAGAAACTTGGCAAGAAGCAGATTTTCGTAACATCACCAGATGGATTGAGAAGTCGATATACTGACGAGGAGACTGTGGAAATATACACCATGGTTATGGCGGGCAGAATAAATAAGGCAATAGTTAGATGGCTTATAAGTCAAGGAATATCAGCCGTTGGACTTTCAGGCATAGATGGAGCACTTATCATGGCTAATAGAAAGAAGAAACTCATAATAGTTGATGAAAGGGGTAGAAAACGCATAATCGATGGAGGGTTCACTGGAAAAATATGCAGGGTTAACCCTCAACTTCTTAAAATTCTTATCAATCAAGGTTATGTGCCAGTTGTCTCCCCAGTAGCTATAGGTGAAGAGAAAGAGTACTTAAATGTTGATAGTGATAGAGCTGCTGGGCAGATAGCTGGCGCATTAAAGGCGGATAAAATAGTTTTTCTGACAGATGTGTCAGGCGTACTTTTAGGCAAAGAATATATTAAGAGGATATCTTTAAGCAGCGCTAAGGAGATTCTGCCTAAAATCGGATCAGGCATGGATAAGAAGATTATAGCTTCCATTGAGGCTTTAGAGGCTGGTGTTAAAGAGGCTATTATAGCGTGTGGTTTAATAGAGAGCCCTATAGTAAGTGCATTGAATGGTCTAAATGGTACGGTGATAACACCTGAATGAAAATGAAATCATAATTATTGAGAATACTTACCTTGCAAATGTATACCAAAAGTTTCCATTATGCATTGTTAGAGGAGAAGGGGCAGTTCTATACGACATCAATGGCAGGGCATATATAGATTGTATGGGAGGCTATGGCGTAAGCTTAGTTGGACACTGTCACCCCAAGGTTGTCAAATCGATAAAGGAGCAGTGTGAAAAACTCATAGCATGTCATGGATCCTTTTATAATGATAAAAGGGCTGAGCTACTAGAGAAGCTGGCTAAAATAGCCCCTAAAGGGCTGAAGAAAATCTTCTTGTCTAATAGTGGAGCCGAATCTATTGAATGCGCTATAAAAGCCGCCATAAAATATACTGGTAGACATGAGATTATAAGCATGGTTAGGGGATTTCATGGAAAAACTCTAGGAGCATTATCAGCAACATGGAACCCAAAATACCGCGAACCATTTAAAAGCCTCCTAAACCCAAACTTTAAGTTTGTCCCCTTCGGTAAACTTGAAAGGGTTAGGGAGGTAATAACCAGTAATACAGCCGCGATAATCGTTGAACCAATTCAGGGCGAGGGAGGCATTCACGTTGCGCCAGACGGATTTCTCGAGGGCTTAAGGAAGATATGTGATGAAAACGATATTGTACTAATCTTTGATGAAGTTCAAACTGGTTTCGGACGAACTGGTCGGATGTGGGCTTTGGAGCACTGGGGTGTCACACCAGACATAATGTGTGTTGCTAAAGCTATGGGCGGCGGAGTCCCCATAGGAGCCACTATTGCAAAAGAGGAAATAATGGATTCTCTCAGCGTCGGCGAG encodes:
- a CDS encoding ABC transporter permease, coding for MDVENITRIMSEDVPRRKTPIYQIVLSFVIRDFKIWWTYKFWLMLDISGIILFVITYYLFSLITTSQQIQEAGYMVGGYFTFALIGIAFQQYIHFAVQSINESIREEQWNGTMETILSTATDFKIFLLGEVCFSFIVSSALLLMSLLVGIALGAEFYTTPSSILTAIILTILLIASHMDIGILSAGVIMKVKQGSPVTWAFSWLSQLVSGVFYPLKLLPWYLEWVGRAFPLTYSLDGIRLCLQSGKDLTHPAIISNIISLIIFIIIATPIALYIFKIGYDAARRDGSLGQY
- a CDS encoding ABC transporter permease, which codes for MKIEDVIDLFRGDETRVLSEIKHVWAIFWANFKIFLSYRTWVIMETISTIASVAMYSFMGLQVDARRVALAGYGEVDWLSFALVGVATANYLWMCISRLSHSLQHEIREGTLEPIITSPVNMRSYIIGQSIRGFLVSGYFMLGVLLVGVWVLKVPLIINLETTLSFIIVVLLMVLSYAGIGIMAAGLILVYKKGDPLTFLFASVTEFLGGVLFPLKYLESFPALYFLAWFMPYTYALDAARRILLNGATILSPLVLMDVAVLIAYTVIFIPIGLRVFRWGINRIRYEGTVATY
- a CDS encoding ABC transporter ATP-binding protein; protein product: MRDNWNGNIGMGYAVETFDLTKVFESKEDNVKRIVKAVDHVNIRVKHGEFFGLLGPNGAGKTTLIKMLCTIILPTEGTAKVNGFDIINEPMKVRSCIGWFHGETGGRSLYWRLNAEDNLRFYAYLQNVPKDVAEKRIQALLEFFELTKDKKKLVKDYSTGMKVRVMLARALLHNPPILFMDEPTIGLDTIGAVETRKLLKALNTELGKTIIFTSHNMFEVEQLCERIAIMKDGRIIVDASPSVLRDMLRNIHAVEVEIRGSSDLSEITRELLNLSIVRRVIETRNDSLNITLRLQVDDEYESIPIITSKLQSLGVKISAIRRSEPTLEDIFVKLTRGNLRED
- a CDS encoding HAD family hydrolase produces the protein MSNIRTVIFDLDDTLIHSGIDSKRMKASLIKFLVKVGVESNLLNESMPNLEIFRVSAESLRRKNFRENEIKSILERASLILDGVEMESLGNARLMDGALETLLALKRRGFKIGIITNGCRSYASEIIRIFSMEDYIDALVTRDDVDNPKPSPEHLLKALEILGVSPNESIFVGDHWIDALCAKEAGVKFILLKSGKRGDERGSNSKNAENMAASIISGLRELLRLLKE
- a CDS encoding lysylphosphatidylglycerol synthase transmembrane domain-containing protein; protein product: MKTGLFVKLATFIVLGAVIFVSYLYFFVGFNEIIEVFMSVNPYEYSLYYSMSIIVLLMSMLFYSMSWNELMKALSINAGLKRAFICCWLGNFVDLVVPFETVSGEITRTYLIHKETGGSSGKIVASVVVHRIITTVITLGGAIFASIFFIVKYEVSAEILYLLLAILLGSLFLIGSLLYLALMEETTRKIIDLPTRFIAFITRGRFNLLDLRKRAYRNLMQFHEGFKSFGKNWRVLMKSIIFSFIAWILHLSIYFLVFYALGFSSISAKIYETIIVYSISVSVQNIPIAFPLGLVEIVMTSLYMLFKIPAAIGGTATLLIRVITFWLQISVGYVIAQWMGVKNLFERKFKETST
- a CDS encoding restriction endonuclease — encoded protein: MSRQSLVKLAIQYFIRRGYTIERNSPSEDNDTQSSKRFDLIVRRGSEACPIWIKDWKRTVGVNIVINVDKIARSGGFSNPILIAEKFSEHARAYANRRGIKLITKTDILRGIKSL
- a CDS encoding adenylate kinase family protein; this translates as MKVRIGIRRVIIITGTPGVGKSSVSEMLAFRINAHILSISDLVKREKLYSGIDKKRDTLIADTNKILKRVKEIILNTAGNIIVEGHFAVDVIPREDIDIVFVLRRDPRELKKVLAERSYKEKKIIENIAAEILDVCLYDAINRCGVEKVCEIDVTSRSLDDVVQEILDVLNGVRERRVGIVDWLGKLESEGELDEYLKVF
- a CDS encoding Lrp/AsnC family transcriptional regulator — protein: MRLEIDEVDREILRMLQEDARISFRKIAERLNVSEATIFVRVKKLLKKNVIKRFTAIVSPEMLGKNITAFILIIADPKKLQKVLEAISKMDDVYEVYDVTGPYYAIVKVKTEDQNRLAKIIDEIGMIDGVISTETALVLRSIKEETKIKL
- the lysW/argW gene encoding alpha-aminoadipate/glutamate carrier protein LysW/ArgW, encoding MAFKSRCPECDAEIDIPDDAISGEIVSCPDCGLDLEVKFNESGSINLKPAEIEGEDWGE
- the lysX gene encoding lysine biosynthesis protein LysX produces the protein MNQIGLVYDRIRWEEKVLTESSKKLGLDVKLIDSKEIFLNAAENFENIRREFGDIVIQRCISYFRGLHITAIIENSGLQVINPFSVSLICGNKLFTTLALIKAGIPVPKTLVAFTNEGAIKALDSLGYPAVLKPVVGSWGRLIALVKDREAAQALIEAREEMQNSLMQIYYFQEYIKRPPRDIRILTVGDEVVAAAYRYSAEGDWRTNVARGGRTEPCPLTDEIVDLALKASNAVGGGVLAIDCMESPQGIVVHEVNNTPEFKGLYSATKVDIPKKIIEYAIKVMKR
- the argC gene encoding N-acetyl-gamma-glutamyl-phosphate reductase, which produces MRVGIFGASGYVGGELLRLLLAHPKVEVTAATSNTYADEYVYRVHPNLKGQTTLKFIKSDPFKVANLCDILFISTPHGVSSTFMPHLIEVGLKVIDTSADFRLKSPDDYVKWYGWSHKSPDLLKKAVYGLPELHREEIKRAQLVAVPGCMATAGILALAPIVKSGKIEGNRIVIDFKVGSSGAGAKPSLSSHHSEHYSIVRPYKPVGHRHTAEIEQELKSLSNEDIRVSMSAHAVNMVRGILSTCHTFLRSPIIAVEIWRLYREFYASEPFIRFIRDVKGIYRYPDPKIVVGSNYCDIGFEIDEHTNRLVILSAIDNLMKGAAGTAVQDMNIMCGWDEREGLRYSALHPV
- a CDS encoding [LysW]-aminoadipate/[LysW]-glutamate kinase — protein: MIVLKIGGDIFKRGLNENLSNDIRKVLEDEKLVIVHGGGDEVTEIAEKLGKKQIFVTSPDGLRSRYTDEETVEIYTMVMAGRINKAIVRWLISQGISAVGLSGIDGALIMANRKKKLIIVDERGRKRIIDGGFTGKICRVNPQLLKILINQGYVPVVSPVAIGEEKEYLNVDSDRAAGQIAGALKADKIVFLTDVSGVLLGKEYIKRISLSSAKEILPKIGSGMDKKIIASIEALEAGVKEAIIACGLIESPIVSALNGLNGTVITPE
- a CDS encoding aspartate aminotransferase family protein; this encodes MENTYLANVYQKFPLCIVRGEGAVLYDINGRAYIDCMGGYGVSLVGHCHPKVVKSIKEQCEKLIACHGSFYNDKRAELLEKLAKIAPKGLKKIFLSNSGAESIECAIKAAIKYTGRHEIISMVRGFHGKTLGALSATWNPKYREPFKSLLNPNFKFVPFGKLERVREVITSNTAAIIVEPIQGEGGIHVAPDGFLEGLRKICDENDIVLIFDEVQTGFGRTGRMWALEHWGVTPDIMCVAKAMGGGVPIGATIAKEEIMDSLSVGEHTSTFGGNPLACAAACATIDVIIEERLVERARDLGNKFKSILQEFVEEFKILREVRGLGLMLGLETRIDIYNLLMKALNRGVILLYSGRNVIRFLPPLVIREEQIEIVANVLREVLLEEEKRIS